TCCGTTCCGCCTGCGTTCCCTTGCCGGAACCCGGAGGTCCGATAATCAACATTCTCGTCATCGCAAAAGCCCTTCGTAGTGACGTTGTTGTAGCTGCGCGTCAATCTGCTTGACCGTTTCCAGGCCTACACCCACCATGATCAGGATCGATGTGCCACCGAACGGGAAGTTCTGGTTGGCGTTGATCATGACCAGGGCGACCAGCGGGATCAGTGCCACGAAGCCCAGGTAAAGGGCGCCGGGCAGGGTGATCCTGGAAAGGACGTACTGCAGATAGTCGGCTGTCGGCTTACCGGCCCGGATGCCCGGGATGAAGCCGCCGTACTTCTTCATATTGTCGGAAACCTCTTCAGGATTGAAAGTGATTGCGACATAGAAGTAAGTGAAGAAAACAATCATGGCGAAATAGAGCGCCATGTAGATGGGGTGGTCACCGCGGGTGAGGTTGTTGTTGATCCACTCAACCCACGGCTGCATCGGTTCGCCCTGCTTGGGCCGGTTGAACTGCGAGATCAGGCCCGGCAGGTACAGCATCGATGAAGCGAAGATGACGGGCACGACGCCGGCCATGTTCACCTTGATGGGGATGTACGTGCTGGTCCCGCCCACGGTCCGGCGGCCGATCATGCGCTTGGCATACTGCACCGGAATGCGGCGCTGGGACTGTTCAACGAACACCACGAGGGCCACGGTGAGCAGGCCGATCACGATAACCATAAAGAACGTTCCGGGACCCTGGGCCTTCCAGATGGCACCCAGCGAGGTGGGGAAGCCGGCGGCGATCGAGGTGAAGATGAGCAGTGACATGCCGTTGCCCACGCCCTTCTCCGTGACGAGCTCGCCCATCCACATGATCAGGCCGGTGCCGGCGGTCAGCGTGATGACGATGAGGATCGTGGTGATGACACTCGCGTCCGGGATAATGTCCAGCTGGCAGTTGGGCAGCAGCTGGCCGGAACGTGCCAGCGACACCAGTGTCGTGGCGTTCAGCAGGCCCAGGGCGATGGTGAGGTAACGCGTGTACTGCGTCAGCTTGGACTGCCCGGATGCGCCTTCCTCATACAGCTGCTGGAACCGGGGAATGACCACCCGGAGCAGCTGCACAATGATGCTGGACGTGATGTACGGCATGATCCCGAGCGCGAAGATCGAGACCTGCAGCAATGCACCGCCGCTAAACAGGTTGACGAGCTGGTAGATGCCGCCCGTGGTCTGACCGTTCTGCAAGCATTGCTGGACATTCTGGT
This genomic window from Arthrobacter sp. 24S4-2 contains:
- the secY gene encoding preprotein translocase subunit SecY: MLSAFGRAFRTPDLRRKLLFTLGIITIFRLGAFIPSPGVSYQNVQQCLQNGQTTGGIYQLVNLFSGGALLQVSIFALGIMPYITSSIIVQLLRVVIPRFQQLYEEGASGQSKLTQYTRYLTIALGLLNATTLVSLARSGQLLPNCQLDIIPDASVITTILIVITLTAGTGLIMWMGELVTEKGVGNGMSLLIFTSIAAGFPTSLGAIWKAQGPGTFFMVIVIGLLTVALVVFVEQSQRRIPVQYAKRMIGRRTVGGTSTYIPIKVNMAGVVPVIFASSMLYLPGLISQFNRPKQGEPMQPWVEWINNNLTRGDHPIYMALYFAMIVFFTYFYVAITFNPEEVSDNMKKYGGFIPGIRAGKPTADYLQYVLSRITLPGALYLGFVALIPLVALVMINANQNFPFGGTSILIMVGVGLETVKQIDAQLQQRHYEGLLR